The Candidatus Limnocylindrales bacterium genome includes the window CTTCCATGTCCCGCAATTTACGCTTCCAAATTTTCCCGGTAGCCGTCTTAGGAAGTTCATCCAGGATTTCCACTGAACGGGGAACTTTAAAAGCTGCCAACTTTTCTCGGCAAAAAGCAAGTAACTTTTGTTCCTCAAGCCTGGCACCCGGCTTAGGAACAACAAAGGCTTTGGGTATTTCCCCCTTCACAGGATCTGGAATACCGATTACGGCAACTTCCAAAACCCCGGGGTAGGTCGAGAGGATTTCTTCTATTTCCCGAGGATATACATTTTCACCCCCCACAATAATCATATCCTTCTTGCGATCCACAATGTAAACGTACCCTTCTGAGTCCATGCGACCCATATCCCCGGTATAAAGCCAACCATCACGAATCGCTTTATGGGTTGCCTCCGGATCTTTATAATACCCTTTCATCACATTCATACCCCGGACGATAATCTCACCTACTTTACCGGGGGGAACTTCCTGACCTTTCTCATCCACAAGCTTCCACTCGACCCGAGAGACAACCTTGCCGATAGACCCAATTTTTCGCTTATGGAGAGGATTTACCGAAACCAGGGGAGAGGTTTCTGAAAGGCCATAGCCTTCATAGATCTTGGCCGGAAACTTCGATTCAAATTTCTCTACAATGGCTTTGGTTAAAGGAGCACCGCCACAGAAGCAAAGTCGTAGGGAACTCAGATCGTATCGACTTAAATTGGGCATGTTTGCCAGGATGGCATACATGGTGGGAACCCCTACAAATATGGTTACCTTCTCGTCTTGAATCGTCTGAAGAACCGGTTGAGGAAGGAAATGATCCAGAATGACCAGGGTCATTCCCCCAAAAATAGGGGTTAAAACCGTTCCGGTAACGGCCAAAGCATGAAACATAGGAACACAACAAAGGGGGATATCCTTTCGGCTTGCATTGAGGGCATTACCAATGGCTACCACATTGGTTAGAAGATTGACATGGGTCAACATAGCACCCTTTGGAAGACCGGTTGTACCGGAGGTATAATAAATGGCCGCAATATCCTCTAACCCAATATCGGGCTTGTAATTCTCACCGGATTCTTGTTCCAGGATCTCGGAAAACGAGAGGTAATCCCCTTCATCACTTAAACTAATCACTTCTTTCAGTTGAGGAAGTTTAGGTAGGATGAGACTCAGGAGCTGGTCATAAGGAGGGCCTGTGATAATAATCTTACTATCTGAGTGATCAATAATATAGGCCAATTCATCTCCCTTCAGAAGGATATTCAGGGGGACAACTGCAGCCCCCGATTTAAAAACCCCAAACATGCTGATGACAAACTCCGTGCAGTTGGGTAATAAGATCCCGACTTTGTCTTCCCCAGCTTTTATTCCCAAGGCTACCAAAGCTCTGGCCAGTTTATTGGCCCTCGCATTTAACTCACGATATGAAATACGCAAACCTTTATAGACCAACGCAGTCTTATCTGGAAATTGACCTGCACTTCGCTCTAGCATCTCACCTAATGTCATACAGGACCACCTCCCCTTCAGGTATTTACGTTCTTCCCAAAGATTATCAGAAAAATATTTCTAACATAGCCTAAAAAATTTGCAAGTAAAAAATTTACCTCTCACATTTTTTGTAGAGGTCTATGGGATCTTGAAGAATCAGGAATATTTTCTATCAATTTATCATAAAAAGGCTCCTGACCCCTCGAAGTCTGGGCGGTAGCCACCCCTTACACATCCAGCTAAGGAGTGAACCTGGAGGTCTAGACATCCCCAGGGGGAATTGGGTGGGTAACCTTCTAAATCCTCCTTCAAGGGGAGTGTTCAGGCCGAAAATGAGACCTTTCCCTTTCTTAGCTTGATACATAGGGGAGTAACCCCAAAGAACCATCCTTACGGTTTATACAGGGTTTCAAAGGGAGAAATGGTATAACCCCTAAGGGGAGAGAACAATGAATTTTCTAACTCTAAAAGGCATAAACATACTTTACTCTGTTCAGGAAGGAAGTCAAAAAAAAGATTTACCTGCTCTGGTGTTCATCCATGGGGCCGGTGGGGATTTTACTGTATGGTTGAATCAGTTGAACTATTTCAAAGAAAAAACCGACGTTTATATACCTGAACTCCCGGGACATGGCCAATCCAGAGGCTCCGGTGCAACTTCCATTACAGAATATGCAGAAATTGTAAAAGATCTCTTAGATACTTTAGATCTTGCCTCTATAACGCTGATCGGCCATTCCATGGGAGGTGCCATTACCCAGCATCTGGCCTTATCCTACCCGGATCGATTTAAAAGTATCGTTTTGGTAAGTACCGGCGCCAGGCTTCGGGTTTCCCCTGACATTCTAGGTCGAATTAGAGACCATTTTCAGGAAGTTGTGGTAACGATCTGTGATTACGGCTTTGGACCCGAAGCCCCAAGAGATCTTATCAGCCAGACCCAGGAACGGCTCCTGCGAAATTCCCCCGAGGTACTTTATGGAGACTTTGCCGCCTGTAATCAGTTTGACTTGATGGAAAAAGTTCACCATATTACCCTTCCGACCCTCATCCTTTGTGGGGAAGTAGATCGTTTAACCCCGGTTAAATATTCCCGGTACCTCCACGAGCAGATATCGGGCTCTGCTCTGAAACTTATAGAAGGTGCCGGACATATGGTGATGCTGGAAAAACCTGACGAATTCAATCGAGAGTTGGAAATATTTATAAAGCTCCCGTAAGTCCAATATAAAAACTACTCGGAAACTGGAATAAACTTCTTAGGGAAGCCGATGAGAGAGCCGGCATTATTTATTCCTATTTTTTCTATCCCGTTTTACCTGAAATGACAGGCTGATGGATGGCCATTTTTATTCTCCAGCTTAGGTTCGATTTCTACGCATTCAGGAGCTTTCAATTGGGCATACAAGGGGCATCGAGTATGAAAACGGCAGCCGGAAGGAGGATTAATGGGACTGGGAACGTCCCCGGAAAGGATAATCCGTTCTTTTTTCTTTCTCGGATCAGGGACAGGAATCGCCGAAAGCAAAGCCTGGGTATAAGGATGAAGAGGATTTTTATAAATTTCTTCGGATTTGGCAATCTCGACGATTTTTCCCAGGTACATGACGGCCACACGATCACTGATATATTCCACCATACGCAGGTCATGGGCGATGAGGAGATAGGTCAGACCGAATTCTTCCTGGAGATCTTGAAGCAGATTAATGACCTGGGCTTGAATCGAAACATCCAGGGCCGATACCGGTTCATCAGCGATAATAAGCTTGGGATTCAAAGCCAGGGCTCGGGCAATTCCGATACGTTGACGCTGCCCTCCGCTAAATTCATGGGGATAGCGTTTGAGGTGTTCAGGCCTCAATCCAACCTTACGAAGAAGGGAAGCCACCCGATCTTGAAGTTCGGTTCCTTTAGCAACCCTGTGAATTTTAAGGGGCTCTCCAACGATTTTCTCAACCGTCATGCGAGGATTTAAAGAAGCGTAAGGATCCTGGAAAATGATCTGCATATTGCGACGAAGCATTCGCATTTCCTTTTTTCCCAGGGAAAATATATTAACCCCTTCAAACCAGGCTTCTCCAGCCGTTGGTTCAATAAGGCGAAGAATTACACGGCCGGTGGTTGACTTCCCGCACCCACTTTCCCCTACCAGTCCTAAAGTCTCACCCCGTGACAAATTAAAACTAATATCGTCTACGGCATAGACATATCCGATGGTCTTTGAGAGAATCCCTCCCTTGATCGGAAAATATTTTTTTAAATTTTTTACTACCAATAAATCATTCGACATAGGGGGTGTAAAACGTAAAACCTAAAAAGTAGGACGTTGATTTACGTTTTATGTATTACGTTTGTTAATACAACCAGCAACTGACTTTATGCCCGGGTTTAATTTCTTTGAGTTTAGGGGTTTCTTTACGACAGATATCCATTACTTTAGGGCATCTCGGATTAAACGAACAACCCGGAGGAAGGTCGGTTAAACTGGGGACAATGCCTGGGATCTCCTGGAGTCGGGTTTCTTTCGTCATGCCTAAATCCGGTCGCGGAATCGAGCGGAGTAGGCCTTGGGTGTAGGGGTGTTTCGGATCTTCAAAAAGTGTATAAACATCGGCCTCTTCCACCACTTTTCCTGCATACATAACTACAACCCGAGCGGCTGTTTCAGCTATAATTCCCAGGTCATGGGTGATCAATATAACGGCCATGCCTAATTCTCGCTTCAAATTGTTGATTAAATCCAGAATCTGGGCCTGAATTGTCACATCTAAGGCAGTAGTAGGTTCATCGGCAATTAAAAGGCTGGGATTACAGGACAAAGCCATAGCGATCATGGCACGCTGGCGCATACCCCCACTGAGTTGATGAGGATATTCCTTGACACGTCTTTCAGGAGAGGGAATTCCAACAAGTTTAAGCATATCCACGGCCTTTTCAAGGGAAGCTTTTTTAGAGAGACCTTGATGGAGTTGAATGGCTTCTGCAATTTGATTTCCAATGGTAAAGACCGGGTTGAGGGAGGTCATAGGCTCTTGAAAAATCATGGAAATCTCGTTTCCCCTGATTTTTCGCATCTCCGAATTGGAGAGCTTGAGCAAATCCTGACCCTTAAAAAGAATTTGACCCTCGATAATCTTACCCGGGGGATCTGGAATCAGCCTTAAAATAGAGAGAGCTGTTACACTCTTTCCACAGCCGGATTCTCCAACAACTCCTAAAGTTTCTCCTTTATGAATTTCCAGGTCCACCCCATCGACAGCCTTAGCAACCCCTTCATCGGTAAAAAAATAGGTATGTAAATTGATGACTTTGAGTAAGGGTTCTGTTACCACCGTGTTCCTTAGTTTCCAACCGTGTTAACCTATGCCCATTCATGAGCAACTACAGGATTCGTTTTCATTTACGAACCGAATACTGTAAAACAGGTTAGCGAATGACCTGTATAATTAGTTGGGAGCCAAAAGTCAGAATCAGGATAAAAACCATAAAATCCTAGCTTGATGGAACTTCTTTCTCTTCCGGCTCAGGACCTTTAATCCCCGATCCTGCCTGATATTTTGAATTTACCATACATTACATGGGAACTTCCCCATCTGTCAAGTTAAAATTCTAATTGGAAACGATATCCCATACCGATTTCCTATTGAAATGCGATAGGAACGTAGGGTATATTGCACCGTGCCCTTACCATTCAGGGATAATTTCAAAACGAATTTGGTAGAAGCCTTATATTTTGTTTCTGGAAAAAACATTTCCTCAGGGTTGAGTTCTACAGGAGAGCTAACCGAATGGATTCAGAATAAAGGCTTAGGTGAAAATCCTGAGCCTGGAAACTCCAAAAGTATAAATCGAAGGTTATCTATAGATTCAGGAGCCGGAGGAGCTTTGGTGACTTAATAAATCCCTTGACAAAACTTAAAAAATTTGCCAATTAATAGTATTAAAATTTTCTAGCCTTATTTTAAGATCCAAAGTTAGACATCTATCTTTTTATCTTTTCAAAGCTTAAACATAAAGTGACAAATTAACTCATTCTAAAAAAATCTTACTTCCAGTTAAGCCTATGAACTCTGAATCGGTATCTGATTCTCGGCTGTTGTTTATTTTAACCCTTGTATCCCTGCTTTTTATCGTACTCTTTTTAAGACTATGGTACATTCAGATCCTTCAAGGAGAGAAGTTTCTCACACTTTCCGAAGAAAATAGAATTCGACTGGTTCGGGTCAAAGCTCCCAGGGGTCTTTTTCTGGATACCAATGGACAGGTCCTGGTTAAAAGTAGACCGAGTTTTAATGTTTTTATTATACCCGAGGATGCCAAGGATCTAACCTATATAGCCAGGCAACTTGCGGAGTTACTCTCCATGCCCGAGAAGGACATTATTACCAAGGTAAAAAAATCCCAGCGTCCCAAATTTGAACCGGTCTTAATCCAGAGGGATATTCCTTTAAGTAAAGTTGCTTATCTGGAAGAACATAAGATGAGTTTACCCGGGGTTACGGTAGAAGTTGAACCGGTACGATATAACATTTACGGCAGTCTGGCCAGTCATGTTTTAGGTTATTTAGGAGAGATCAACGAAGAGCAGTTGAAGGATCCGGTTTCCTATCCTGGACGACGGTTGGGGGATCTGATCGGTCAATACGGTTTAGAGCGGTCCATGGAAGGATTTTTAATGGGAGAAGATGGGGGAAAACAGGTGGAGGTGAATGCCAGTGGACGAGAGTTGCGGGTCCTTAGTCAGAAGGAACAGAAACCCGGGCATAATATTGTACTGACCATTGACCTTCATATTCAGAGCCTGGTGGAAGAGGCCTTCAAAGATAAAACAGGTGCGGTAGTTGTGATGGATCCTAAGACAGGGCATATCCTGGCCATGTACAGCAGTCCTTCCTTTAATCCCAATTTATTTGCCGGAGGTATCTCGGCGGCAGATTGGAAGAGCCTGGTTGAAAATCCTTACCATCCCTTACAAAATCGGGCCATTCAAGCAACCTATGCGCCCGGTTCGACCTTTAAAATGATTACCGCTTCGACCGGTTTGGAAAAAGGGGTCATTAATCGAAATAGTACGTTTTTCTGTGGGGGTTCGGTAGGAATCGGTAATAACGTGAAGCGATGCTGGAAGGCGGGAGGTCATGGAAATGTAACGGTTATCGATGCCCTGAAACAATCCTGCAACGGTTACTTTTACAGGTTGAGTGAAAAATTAGGGATTTCGGATCTGGCTAAATTTGCCATGAGTTATGGACTGGGTCGAAAAACAGGGATCAATCTTCCCAATGAGGAGCCCGGCCTTATTCCCACAGAGGAGTGGAAACGAAAAACTCTGGGTGAGAAGTGGTATCCCTCTGAAACGGCAGATGCAGCCATCGGTCAAGGGTTTGTTTCGGTCACTCCCCTTCAGTTGGTTAATATGGTCTCTGCCATTGCCAATGGGGGAACTTTATACAAACCGATGTTAGTTAAAGAGATCCGGGACAGTGATGATCGGGTAGTAAAAGTATTTAAGCCGGAAATTATTCGGAAAATCCCAATAAAAGAAGAGAACTTGAAGATTATCCGTAGAGGCATGTGGGCTGTAGTGAATGAAGAACATGGTACGGGATCCAAGGCCCGGATAGAAGGATTAGATATTGCCGGTAAAACCGGTACGGCTCAGGTAATCAAATTAAAGAGTAAAATCAAGCCTAAAATGCTACCAGAAAAATATCGCGATCACGCCTGGTTTGTCTCATTTGCTCCGGTAGATGATCCCAAAATCGCTATGGTTGTTTTTGTCGAGCATGGTTTAAAGGGTGGAGATGCGGCGGCACCCATAGCAAAAATTATCTATGAAGGGATCTTCAACAAAAACAGCGAATTAACCAAGGATATACCAACCGAAAATCGAGGGTCAAGGATGGAGAATCGAGGGTAAAAAATCGAGAATAAAGGATTGGGGATAGAAGATGCAAATCCTCCGTCTTTCCTCTTCGATCCTCTAGAGCGTGTTTTTTTCTATTATCCGAAAAATAGACTGGTTAGTGGTTGTGATAGTCCTTATTCTGCTTGCTTTTAGTCTTCTTAATATTTATAGTGTAACCGCGGAAGATCAAGGTACAGAAAAAGTTCTCAGGCAATTGGCTTGGATCGGAATAGGGCTTGTTATTCTGATTTCCATGACGATAGTGGATTATCACACCTTGAGTGCTTTTGCGTATCCCTTTTATTTTTTAATTCTGGTAGCCTTAACTACCGTTCTTGCCATAGGTCCTGTTGTTTCTGGATCTCAGCGGTGGATCCGTTTTGGGGGTTTTTCCATCCAACCCTCAGAATTTGCCAAGCTGGCCATGATCCTGGTCTTGGCCCGCTACTTTTCCAATAAAAAGCGAGGGACAATCTCTTTTATTGATGTAATCCTGACGGGTATTTTGCTTTGTATCCCTCTAGCTCTTATTTTAAAACAGCCGGATCTAGGAACTGCCCTGGTATTACTCCCTATTTATGCGGCTATTCTGTTTATCATGGGACTGGATTGGAAATACTTTGTCATTGCAGGTATCTTAGGGATCTGTGCGATGCCGTTGATGTGGCAACACCTTAAGCCTTATCAAAAAAACAGGATTATTTCCTTTATTAATCCCAATGCAGATCCTCTCGGTTCAGGTTATCACGTGATCCAATCCGAAATAGCTATTGGCTCCGGGGGTTTCTGGGGTAAAGGTTACATGCGTGGAAGCCAGACCCGGTTAAATTTTATCCCGGAGCAATTTACAGATTTTATATTTTCGGTTGTCGGAGAAGAGTGGGGGTTTGTTGGAACGATTGGGCTCCTTATTCTCTACTTTACACTGATTTATCGAGGCCTATACATTGCCTCTAAAGCCAGGGATCGACTGGGCGCATTGATAGCTATAGGGGTTATAGCCATGCTGATTATGCACGTAACCGTTAACATTGGGATGTGTATTGGTATTATGCCGGTTACCGGGGTACCCCTTCCCTTTATGAGCTACGGGGGATCTGCCATATTGTCCAATCTGGCCGGAATAGGATTACTTTTAAATATCCAAATTCGGAGGTTTATGTTTTGATTAATCCATTGCCTTCAGCCGCTGGGTTCTTTCTGGGTAGTTTACCTAAAAATATAAGGCGGTACCCTATCAGGGTCTTTAACTCAACCCAGGATAGGTAATGGACAACAAATAACAAACAAAATGGAGTTAAGTCTTAAAGACAAAGTACGAGAGATCCTCCCCCTGGTTTCCAAACCTTCACAATATCTCGGTGGAGAGCTTAATGCCATCCATAAAAACTGGGAGGAAACTGATCTCAAAGTAGCACTCTGTTTCCCGGATACTTATGAAATCGGGATGTCGCATATCGGCCTTAAAATCCTTTACCATATCCTGAACAAGCAGCCTGGGATTCTGGCCGAGCGAGTTTATGCTCCGTGGGTGGATATGGAGGCTGAAATGCGAGCACGGGGACTTCCTTTATTCAGTCTGGAATCCCATAAACCCTTAAATCAGTTCGATATTGTAGGCTTTACCCTACAATACGAACTGAGTTATTCTAATATTCTAAATCTCCTAGAGCTGGGTGGAGTCCCTCTGTTGGCTTCCCAACGGGGAGCAAACCATCCCCTGGTAATAGGCGGTGGACCTTGTGCATTTAATCCAGAACCCATTGCGGATTTCTTTGATGCCTTTGTGATCGGAGATGCGGAAGAGGTTATTTTGAAGCTGGCTGATACTTATCGGGATTGGAAGAAAAGCCGTGCTGACAAGGAAAGTCTTTTATTGGCACTTTCCCAGATTGAAGGGGTTTACGTTCCGGCTCTTTTCTCTGTAGAATACCACCCAGACGGGACAATTGCTGCTTTCTGCCCTAAAAACCCACAGGTGGGAGAAGTCAGAAGGGCCCTCATTCAAGATCTGAACCTGGCAGATTATCCCATTGCTCCCGTAGTACCCTATT containing:
- a CDS encoding long-chain-fatty-acid--CoA ligase, with the protein product MTLGEMLERSAGQFPDKTALVYKGLRISYRELNARANKLARALVALGIKAGEDKVGILLPNCTEFVISMFGVFKSGAAVVPLNILLKGDELAYIIDHSDSKIIITGPPYDQLLSLILPKLPQLKEVISLSDEGDYLSFSEILEQESGENYKPDIGLEDIAAIYYTSGTTGLPKGAMLTHVNLLTNVVAIGNALNASRKDIPLCCVPMFHALAVTGTVLTPIFGGMTLVILDHFLPQPVLQTIQDEKVTIFVGVPTMYAILANMPNLSRYDLSSLRLCFCGGAPLTKAIVEKFESKFPAKIYEGYGLSETSPLVSVNPLHKRKIGSIGKVVSRVEWKLVDEKGQEVPPGKVGEIIVRGMNVMKGYYKDPEATHKAIRDGWLYTGDMGRMDSEGYVYIVDRKKDMIIVGGENVYPREIEEILSTYPGVLEVAVIGIPDPVKGEIPKAFVVPKPGARLEEQKLLAFCREKLAAFKVPRSVEILDELPKTATGKIWKRKLRDMEAGIDEDSLDEGEIEEAEEGEEVTELSTDDLEAVEEAEGLVTDEEEFAEISETEPEPDLFDQVEKETRKTQSKGDYNLASAMSQLERGGTPPKLPGEGQDLAALMAQLEGRSSKPVTGETSPQRTLESGPGLSQSPALSLSKDGKVEEEAGELGLSGFSYEEKLKYLVTTTPGGIAAGVTGEDGIGIASFNTNPDFDLAVADAELASMVSLAKKTSDSLGVGKPQELIFMMEQATIIIRLIGDKYFLAFTAETKELNLGLARIQMNKVIPLFEKELYF
- a CDS encoding alpha/beta hydrolase, whose protein sequence is MNFLTLKGINILYSVQEGSQKKDLPALVFIHGAGGDFTVWLNQLNYFKEKTDVYIPELPGHGQSRGSGATSITEYAEIVKDLLDTLDLASITLIGHSMGGAITQHLALSYPDRFKSIVLVSTGARLRVSPDILGRIRDHFQEVVVTICDYGFGPEAPRDLISQTQERLLRNSPEVLYGDFAACNQFDLMEKVHHITLPTLILCGEVDRLTPVKYSRYLHEQISGSALKLIEGAGHMVMLEKPDEFNRELEIFIKLP
- a CDS encoding dipeptide ABC transporter ATP-binding protein, whose protein sequence is MSNDLLVVKNLKKYFPIKGGILSKTIGYVYAVDDISFNLSRGETLGLVGESGCGKSTTGRVILRLIEPTAGEAWFEGVNIFSLGKKEMRMLRRNMQIIFQDPYASLNPRMTVEKIVGEPLKIHRVAKGTELQDRVASLLRKVGLRPEHLKRYPHEFSGGQRQRIGIARALALNPKLIIADEPVSALDVSIQAQVINLLQDLQEEFGLTYLLIAHDLRMVEYISDRVAVMYLGKIVEIAKSEEIYKNPLHPYTQALLSAIPVPDPRKKKERIILSGDVPSPINPPSGCRFHTRCPLYAQLKAPECVEIEPKLENKNGHPSACHFR
- a CDS encoding ABC transporter ATP-binding protein, whose translation is MVTEPLLKVINLHTYFFTDEGVAKAVDGVDLEIHKGETLGVVGESGCGKSVTALSILRLIPDPPGKIIEGQILFKGQDLLKLSNSEMRKIRGNEISMIFQEPMTSLNPVFTIGNQIAEAIQLHQGLSKKASLEKAVDMLKLVGIPSPERRVKEYPHQLSGGMRQRAMIAMALSCNPSLLIADEPTTALDVTIQAQILDLINNLKRELGMAVILITHDLGIIAETAARVVVMYAGKVVEEADVYTLFEDPKHPYTQGLLRSIPRPDLGMTKETRLQEIPGIVPSLTDLPPGCSFNPRCPKVMDICRKETPKLKEIKPGHKVSCWLY
- the mrdA gene encoding penicillin-binding protein 2, with protein sequence MNSESVSDSRLLFILTLVSLLFIVLFLRLWYIQILQGEKFLTLSEENRIRLVRVKAPRGLFLDTNGQVLVKSRPSFNVFIIPEDAKDLTYIARQLAELLSMPEKDIITKVKKSQRPKFEPVLIQRDIPLSKVAYLEEHKMSLPGVTVEVEPVRYNIYGSLASHVLGYLGEINEEQLKDPVSYPGRRLGDLIGQYGLERSMEGFLMGEDGGKQVEVNASGRELRVLSQKEQKPGHNIVLTIDLHIQSLVEEAFKDKTGAVVVMDPKTGHILAMYSSPSFNPNLFAGGISAADWKSLVENPYHPLQNRAIQATYAPGSTFKMITASTGLEKGVINRNSTFFCGGSVGIGNNVKRCWKAGGHGNVTVIDALKQSCNGYFYRLSEKLGISDLAKFAMSYGLGRKTGINLPNEEPGLIPTEEWKRKTLGEKWYPSETADAAIGQGFVSVTPLQLVNMVSAIANGGTLYKPMLVKEIRDSDDRVVKVFKPEIIRKIPIKEENLKIIRRGMWAVVNEEHGTGSKARIEGLDIAGKTGTAQVIKLKSKIKPKMLPEKYRDHAWFVSFAPVDDPKIAMVVFVEHGLKGGDAAAPIAKIIYEGIFNKNSELTKDIPTENRGSRMENRG
- the rodA gene encoding rod shape-determining protein RodA; its protein translation is MFFSIIRKIDWLVVVIVLILLAFSLLNIYSVTAEDQGTEKVLRQLAWIGIGLVILISMTIVDYHTLSAFAYPFYFLILVALTTVLAIGPVVSGSQRWIRFGGFSIQPSEFAKLAMILVLARYFSNKKRGTISFIDVILTGILLCIPLALILKQPDLGTALVLLPIYAAILFIMGLDWKYFVIAGILGICAMPLMWQHLKPYQKNRIISFINPNADPLGSGYHVIQSEIAIGSGGFWGKGYMRGSQTRLNFIPEQFTDFIFSVVGEEWGFVGTIGLLILYFTLIYRGLYIASKARDRLGALIAIGVIAMLIMHVTVNIGMCIGIMPVTGVPLPFMSYGGSAILSNLAGIGLLLNIQIRRFMF